A region from the Desulfomarina profundi genome encodes:
- a CDS encoding DMT family transporter translates to MFTGEILAFATVLCWTVSVQFFEAASRRVGAIPVNIIRITVALLLFTTLLLIRRGSFLPLQFPAHAWIYLSLSGIIGFFIGDIFLFQSFVEIGPRIAMLIFSLAAPASAVIGYLFLGEIYTMQQWSGMLMTLFGVGTVILEKGGGTRDQQEQQRRHVSPKGVVFAGIAMLGQAVGYVFSKIGMQVEAGYLDAFSATQIRALAAFVCFLFYFTLTGRWQKVRLALTDGRAVALTAVGAVVGPFLGVSLSLAVLHYLSVGVASTILSLVPVVIIPFSVFLHKEHVSARAVAGACIAVMGIYFLMT, encoded by the coding sequence ATGTTTACCGGAGAAATATTGGCTTTCGCCACCGTGCTTTGCTGGACTGTGAGTGTTCAGTTTTTTGAGGCTGCTTCCAGACGGGTTGGAGCCATTCCCGTCAATATTATACGAATCACGGTGGCCCTGCTTCTTTTCACCACTCTGCTGCTGATACGGCGAGGCAGTTTTCTTCCTTTGCAGTTTCCCGCCCACGCGTGGATATATCTCAGTCTTTCCGGAATAATCGGTTTTTTTATCGGCGATATTTTTCTTTTTCAGTCTTTTGTGGAAATTGGTCCCCGAATCGCCATGCTGATATTTTCTCTTGCAGCTCCCGCATCTGCTGTAATCGGTTACCTGTTTCTCGGTGAAATCTATACCATGCAGCAATGGTCAGGAATGCTGATGACACTCTTCGGCGTGGGAACAGTTATTCTGGAAAAAGGCGGCGGGACCCGTGACCAGCAGGAACAACAAAGAAGGCATGTGTCTCCCAAGGGGGTTGTTTTTGCTGGTATTGCCATGCTGGGTCAGGCTGTGGGCTATGTGTTCAGTAAAATCGGCATGCAGGTGGAAGCGGGATACCTGGATGCATTTTCAGCCACTCAGATACGTGCTCTTGCGGCCTTTGTCTGTTTCCTTTTTTATTTCACACTCACCGGCAGGTGGCAAAAGGTCAGGTTGGCCCTGACAGATGGAAGAGCTGTGGCGTTGACCGCTGTCGGAGCAGTTGTAGGACCATTTCTTGGAGTTTCCCTGTCACTGGCTGTCCTTCATTATCTGAGTGTCGGCGTTGCCTCTACTATTCTCTCCCTTGTTCCTGTAGTCATTATCCCTTTTTCCGTGTTCTTACATAAGGAGCATGTCTCTGCCAGGGCTGTTGCCGGTGCATGTATTGCCGTAATGGGTATCTATTTTCTTATGACCTGA
- a CDS encoding hemerythrin domain-containing protein, whose protein sequence is MMFGFFKRNKEVTVGGRKNRFPVSSSVKTDIEEKIYVKGTRISWHNDLIEEFKDEHVMLISLFSSIVAALDRGDCSSVRLYLKEFKRELISHILRENVLLYVYLKYLYIDDRNKRDLARKMQKEMTAIGNMVFVFISKATAEGAVYDDDFRKELEAVGEQLTRRIQVEEEGLYNLYTHPESVH, encoded by the coding sequence ATGATGTTTGGTTTTTTTAAAAGAAACAAAGAGGTTACGGTTGGTGGCCGGAAAAATCGTTTTCCTGTGTCTTCCTCTGTAAAAACGGATATTGAAGAAAAAATATATGTGAAAGGAACAAGGATTTCCTGGCACAATGATTTGATAGAAGAGTTCAAAGACGAACATGTCATGTTGATATCTCTGTTCAGTTCCATTGTTGCCGCCCTGGACAGGGGAGATTGTTCGTCGGTACGGCTTTACCTGAAGGAGTTCAAGAGAGAACTTATTTCCCATATCTTAAGGGAAAACGTGCTGCTGTATGTTTATCTGAAATACCTCTATATTGATGATCGAAATAAACGGGATCTGGCCAGGAAGATGCAGAAGGAAATGACAGCAATAGGTAACATGGTTTTTGTTTTTATCAGTAAGGCGACAGCAGAAGGAGCGGTCTATGATGATGATTTCAGAAAAGAACTGGAGGCCGTCGGAGAACAGCTGACCCGGAGGATCCAGGTCGAGGAAGAGGGCCTTTATAATCTCTATACTCATCCGGAGAGCGTTCATTAA
- a CDS encoding pyridoxal phosphate-dependent aminotransferase, protein MNDNSNYSRHVPVSRRVRDISPSATKEMANLAAKTGGCVSLGQGVPSFATPDHIVAAVTEIMHSDPASGKYTLQSGMIQLRECIAGYLLQEKNISVNPENEICVTVGGMEALLTTIFTVIDPGDEIILPSPTYASYIEQVLLAGGIPKFVPLTRDWGLDLPAIRQAVNPKTKAVMLCNPGNPTGTVFSDDQTMELGRMAVDCNFVIITDEAYDYILYSNETLTSLLGLKTMREHIISVFSLSKKYALTGWRIGWVAADQRWMEQIMKVHDATTICAPTPSQFAALVALEGDQECVTHMRNALVRRRTLCCSRLDGLSEYFSYVPPKGAFYVMAKYLFSDSPSREVATRLLQEAKVITVPGGSFGPGGEGHLRLSFGGKSDEINEAFDRIERWLVRFG, encoded by the coding sequence ATGAACGATAACAGCAATTATTCCCGGCATGTTCCGGTGAGCAGAAGGGTTCGCGACATATCCCCATCGGCTACCAAGGAGATGGCGAACCTGGCCGCTAAAACAGGGGGGTGTGTGTCCCTGGGGCAGGGTGTTCCGTCTTTTGCCACGCCAGATCATATCGTTGCAGCGGTTACGGAAATTATGCATTCAGACCCCGCCAGCGGCAAATATACCCTGCAGAGCGGTATGATTCAGCTTCGTGAATGTATTGCAGGGTATCTGTTGCAGGAAAAAAATATCAGCGTTAATCCTGAAAATGAGATCTGTGTGACCGTCGGAGGTATGGAAGCTCTGCTGACAACCATTTTTACCGTGATTGATCCGGGGGATGAGATCATTCTTCCTTCACCGACATACGCTTCTTATATTGAACAGGTTCTGCTTGCCGGTGGTATTCCAAAGTTTGTTCCCCTCACCCGTGACTGGGGTCTGGATCTGCCTGCAATCAGGCAGGCAGTAAATCCAAAGACAAAGGCTGTAATGCTCTGCAACCCCGGGAATCCTACGGGAACGGTTTTTTCCGATGACCAGACGATGGAGCTTGGCAGGATGGCGGTAGACTGTAATTTTGTGATTATTACGGATGAAGCCTACGATTATATTCTTTATTCAAATGAAACCCTGACCAGCCTGCTCGGCCTGAAAACAATGAGAGAACATATTATCTCGGTGTTCTCTCTTTCCAAGAAATATGCTCTCACCGGTTGGCGGATAGGTTGGGTTGCGGCTGATCAACGATGGATGGAGCAGATCATGAAAGTTCATGATGCAACAACCATCTGCGCCCCGACCCCCTCCCAGTTTGCCGCCCTGGTCGCCCTTGAAGGGGACCAGGAATGTGTTACCCACATGCGAAATGCACTTGTAAGGCGAAGGACTCTCTGTTGCTCCAGGCTCGACGGGCTTTCAGAGTATTTTTCGTATGTCCCGCCAAAGGGTGCTTTTTACGTAATGGCAAAATACCTGTTTTCCGATTCACCATCAAGGGAAGTCGCAACACGATTACTGCAGGAGGCAAAGGTCATCACCGTTCCCGGTGGTTCTTTCGGGCCGGGCGGAGAAGGGCACCTTCGGCTCTCCTTCGGTGGGAAGTCGGATGAGATCAATGAGGCCTTTGACCGGATCGAACGATGGCTTGTCCGATTTGGTTAG
- a CDS encoding FAD-binding oxidoreductase translates to MLPNGQFISTGVETRKGVVGYDLTNLLIGSEGTLGIITSLTLKLLARPPALKTMMCVFSDMVSAMNGVAAIMKKGHLPSALEFLDHKCLRLIGELLPFSPSGKQPSLLIIEIDGPEKQIEKEIEELCRIARKNGATEFIKAVDSKEREEIWSVRRQVSLRIHDYAELYIPEDIVVPLSNIATLVDALPEYEKKYGMEVFAFGHAGDGNIHLNITSRKMTSETRVHEGTRALLELTLGLNGTISGEHGIGIAKSPFLAMELSEASITLQKKIKKLFDPNLVLNPGKIFPEK, encoded by the coding sequence GTGTTGCCCAATGGACAGTTTATTTCAACAGGTGTGGAAACAAGGAAGGGAGTGGTGGGGTATGATCTTACAAATCTGTTGATCGGCAGTGAGGGGACACTTGGTATTATTACATCGCTTACCCTGAAACTCCTTGCCAGACCACCGGCACTGAAAACCATGATGTGTGTTTTCAGTGATATGGTGTCTGCCATGAATGGCGTTGCAGCCATTATGAAAAAGGGGCATCTGCCGAGTGCCCTGGAATTTCTTGATCATAAGTGTCTCAGATTGATCGGTGAGTTGCTGCCCTTTTCTCCTTCCGGGAAACAACCATCTCTGCTCATCATAGAAATAGACGGCCCGGAAAAACAGATTGAAAAAGAAATTGAAGAACTCTGCAGGATCGCAAGAAAAAACGGCGCCACAGAATTTATCAAAGCTGTGGATTCAAAGGAGAGGGAGGAGATCTGGTCAGTCCGACGTCAGGTCAGCCTGCGTATTCATGACTATGCGGAATTGTACATACCGGAAGATATCGTGGTCCCGTTGAGCAATATCGCGACCCTTGTGGACGCCCTGCCTGAATATGAAAAAAAATACGGTATGGAGGTATTTGCCTTCGGTCATGCGGGAGACGGCAATATCCATCTTAACATTACCAGCAGAAAGATGACCAGTGAAACCCGTGTTCATGAAGGAACAAGAGCCCTGCTGGAACTGACGCTGGGGCTTAACGGGACAATATCCGGAGAGCATGGTATCGGTATTGCCAAAAGCCCATTTCTCGCCATGGAGTTGTCCGAGGCTTCCATTACCCTGCAGAAGAAGATCAAGAAGCTGTTTGATCCCAACCTGGTTCTGAATCCGGGTAAGATTTTTCCTGAAAAGTGA
- a CDS encoding FAD-binding oxidoreductase, whose amino-acid sequence MVSYSPLTAELKAIIADGLSPDSSIVDRGNLVEYSSDASTLSYLPELVVLAGNTDDIKSLIELANRYNFPVTPRGGGSGLAGGCLPSRGGVVLSTMGLDRIERIDTGNFIMKVGAGVISLKVREAAEAAGLFYPPDPAGMDQSTIGGNGATDAGGHPA is encoded by the coding sequence ATGGTTTCCTATTCTCCCCTCACTGCGGAACTGAAAGCAATTATTGCTGACGGACTCAGTCCGGATTCGTCCATTGTCGATAGGGGGAACCTGGTCGAATATTCCTCTGATGCCTCCACACTCAGTTACCTGCCGGAACTTGTCGTTCTGGCAGGAAATACTGATGATATCAAATCGCTGATAGAACTGGCGAACAGGTATAATTTCCCTGTGACTCCCCGTGGTGGCGGATCGGGACTGGCGGGAGGCTGCCTGCCGTCCCGGGGTGGAGTGGTGTTGTCTACCATGGGCCTTGACCGGATTGAGCGGATCGATACCGGAAATTTTATCATGAAGGTTGGCGCAGGTGTTATCAGTTTGAAGGTGCGTGAGGCGGCTGAAGCCGCCGGTCTCTTCTATCCGCCGGACCCGGCTGGAATGGATCAGAGCACCATTGGCGGAAATGGAGCCACGGATGCGGGGGGCCATCCTGCCTGA
- a CDS encoding amino acid ABC transporter permease, with the protein MELSPFYQELVTSLNRGLVMSIALIVPSAAGGVLIGILAGTVRTFGSTVFRRIGDTYAAVFRGTPLVVQLFILYFGLPNIGIYLSPYMAAVTGFTLCSGAYQSEYVRGALLSIKSGQHLGAQALGFTRFQTIFWIIVPQAVRRALHGCGNEIIYLIKYSSLAFIVTCIELTGEGKTIATEYFRFTEVFALIGLYYLVLVTIAMFILKKIEKVLYVPGFGRA; encoded by the coding sequence GTGGAACTCTCACCCTTTTATCAAGAGTTGGTGACCAGTCTCAATCGGGGACTTGTCATGTCAATTGCCCTGATTGTTCCCTCCGCAGCTGGTGGTGTGCTTATCGGTATTCTGGCCGGCACTGTCCGCACCTTTGGTTCCACAGTTTTCAGGAGGATCGGAGATACGTATGCGGCGGTCTTTCGAGGTACGCCCCTGGTCGTGCAGCTTTTTATTCTCTACTTCGGCCTTCCCAATATAGGCATTTATCTCTCACCTTATATGGCGGCGGTTACCGGCTTTACCCTTTGCAGTGGTGCTTACCAGTCTGAATATGTCAGGGGCGCTCTGTTATCCATCAAAAGCGGCCAGCATCTAGGTGCCCAGGCACTTGGTTTTACCAGGTTTCAGACTATTTTCTGGATAATAGTACCCCAGGCTGTGCGTCGCGCCCTGCACGGTTGCGGCAATGAGATTATCTACCTCATCAAATATTCTTCCCTGGCGTTTATTGTCACCTGCATAGAATTGACCGGCGAAGGGAAGACTATTGCCACCGAATATTTCCGATTTACCGAGGTCTTTGCCCTTATCGGACTCTATTATCTTGTGCTGGTGACAATCGCCATGTTTATTTTGAAAAAAATCGAGAAGGTTCTTTATGTTCCAGGATTCGGAAGGGCCTGA
- a CDS encoding amino acid ABC transporter ATP-binding protein, translating to MNENSPILRVENITKSFADNTILNQVSFQLEKGEIKVLIGPSGGGKSTLLQCVNCLVIPDSGRIFLEGKQVDFSRRQDLYLLRQQVGMIFQDFNLFDHLTALDNITIALRKVKKKSRIEAEQRARQELEQVGLADKEDLYPAQLSGGQKQRVAIARALAMDPKILMLDEPTSALDPELIGEVIAVIKQLAARGMTMIMATHQISLISTLADEILFMEKGSIAEHGAPEILLGAGNNSKTRGFCNRLDELSGVEK from the coding sequence ATGAATGAAAACAGCCCAATTCTCAGGGTAGAAAATATCACCAAATCATTTGCTGACAATACTATTCTCAACCAGGTGAGTTTTCAGCTTGAAAAAGGGGAAATCAAGGTTCTGATTGGTCCGTCGGGTGGCGGGAAGAGTACTCTTCTGCAATGCGTGAACTGTCTGGTCATTCCCGATTCCGGCAGGATCTTTCTGGAAGGAAAGCAGGTTGATTTTTCCCGCAGACAGGATCTTTATCTGCTTCGTCAGCAGGTGGGGATGATTTTTCAGGACTTTAATCTTTTTGATCATCTCACTGCCCTTGACAACATTACAATTGCCCTCAGGAAAGTGAAAAAGAAGAGCAGGATTGAAGCAGAACAGAGAGCCAGGCAGGAACTGGAACAGGTTGGTCTGGCCGATAAGGAGGACCTTTATCCTGCCCAGCTTTCCGGTGGTCAGAAGCAGCGGGTGGCCATTGCCCGGGCCCTGGCCATGGATCCGAAAATTCTCATGCTCGATGAACCGACTTCAGCCCTTGATCCGGAACTGATTGGCGAGGTGATAGCTGTCATCAAGCAGCTTGCGGCACGGGGAATGACCATGATTATGGCTACCCACCAGATCAGCCTGATTTCAACCCTTGCAGATGAAATTTTGTTTATGGAAAAAGGGAGCATTGCCGAACATGGGGCTCCGGAAATCCTGCTGGGTGCTGGGAATAACAGCAAGACCAGAGGGTTCTGCAATCGGTTGGATGAGCTTTCAGGAGTGGAGAAATAG
- a CDS encoding amino acid ABC transporter permease, whose amino-acid sequence MSSAFSVIIDSLPYLLQGSFITLGIVASAMLFGLVVGIIMAVGLVYGNRFVRLIFSGYIWIFRGVPVVVLLFLFYFGIFTYLGLSFSAFTSVAVVLGMTTGAYQANIFKGAILSLPRGQFKAASGLGMSDFQAIRSIILPQILRMSIPAWSNEFSIILKDSALAFVIGAPEIMARTQFVASRTYQHLPLYITAGIIYFLLTWAGVLALRKLEKRLQIPGYSHYGS is encoded by the coding sequence ATGTCGTCCGCTTTTTCTGTTATTATTGACTCCCTGCCTTATCTGCTTCAGGGATCATTCATCACCCTCGGCATTGTGGCTTCAGCCATGCTTTTCGGTCTTGTGGTCGGTATAATCATGGCTGTCGGCCTTGTGTACGGGAACAGATTTGTTCGACTGATTTTTTCAGGGTATATCTGGATTTTCCGGGGAGTTCCGGTTGTTGTCCTGCTTTTTCTCTTTTATTTTGGCATTTTTACTTATCTGGGACTGTCGTTCAGTGCCTTTACTTCGGTGGCTGTTGTGCTTGGCATGACAACCGGCGCCTACCAGGCAAATATTTTCAAGGGAGCGATTCTGTCGCTTCCCCGGGGGCAGTTCAAAGCAGCCAGCGGGCTGGGCATGAGTGACTTTCAGGCGATAAGAAGCATCATTCTGCCCCAGATACTGCGGATGTCCATTCCGGCATGGTCAAATGAATTTTCAATAATCTTGAAAGATTCCGCCCTTGCCTTCGTGATCGGTGCGCCTGAGATCATGGCGCGGACCCAATTTGTCGCTTCCAGAACCTACCAGCATCTGCCTCTCTATATTACAGCAGGGATTATTTATTTTCTTCTCACCTGGGCTGGAGTCCTTGCCCTGAGAAAACTGGAAAAACGTCTCCAGATTCCCGGATATTCGCACTATGGAAGTTGA
- a CDS encoding ABC transporter substrate-binding protein, whose product MMKKTVLLLGIFSLIFSIQALAADKIVNGIDANFPPFAYIDKTGQPSGFDVEAMNWIAKEIGVEVSHQPIEWDGIITSLLTKKIDIIASGMSITEERAKKVSFSTPYWVIKQVMVAKKDSPLTIDMILKGKKTIGVQQGTSEAKWLKAEAPKNGWNFELRYYSSAPLAVEDVLNGRIDAAAMDDAPAKDASSKKAVHIVGTFGMGDEQFGYAVRKEDKELLAKVNNALAKLMKTATWHGLIKKYKLDK is encoded by the coding sequence ATGATGAAAAAAACAGTCCTTCTGCTCGGTATTTTCAGTCTTATCTTTTCAATTCAGGCTCTGGCCGCCGACAAGATTGTCAACGGAATTGATGCAAACTTTCCACCATTTGCCTATATCGATAAAACGGGTCAGCCCAGTGGCTTTGACGTGGAAGCCATGAACTGGATAGCCAAAGAAATCGGTGTGGAGGTAAGTCACCAGCCGATAGAATGGGATGGTATTATAACCAGCCTTCTTACGAAAAAAATTGATATCATAGCTTCTGGTATGAGTATCACCGAAGAGCGCGCCAAAAAGGTCAGTTTTTCCACCCCGTACTGGGTGATCAAACAGGTTATGGTGGCAAAAAAGGATTCCCCGCTCACTATTGACATGATTTTGAAGGGAAAGAAGACCATAGGTGTTCAGCAGGGAACGTCTGAAGCCAAATGGTTGAAGGCTGAAGCACCCAAAAATGGCTGGAATTTCGAGCTCCGCTACTACAGTTCTGCTCCCCTGGCTGTTGAGGATGTACTGAACGGCAGAATCGATGCTGCCGCCATGGACGATGCTCCGGCAAAGGATGCTTCATCGAAAAAAGCTGTTCATATCGTCGGCACTTTTGGTATGGGTGATGAGCAGTTCGGTTATGCCGTGCGTAAAGAAGATAAAGAGTTGCTGGCAAAGGTGAACAACGCTCTGGCGAAACTGATGAAAACAGCTACCTGGCATGGGCTGATCAAGAAATACAAACTGGACAAATAA
- a CDS encoding ArsR/SmtB family transcription factor, with translation MTKLAQFIKVLGDANRLAIIHAIGESTRSVTEIIAETGLSQTLVSFHLRVMREKSVVTTQRDGPFIFYSLSTPELYGLIGELARVAGIESAIGKPISSSVKVNQNRS, from the coding sequence ATGACAAAATTAGCACAGTTTATAAAAGTTCTTGGTGATGCCAATCGACTGGCAATTATCCATGCCATTGGTGAATCAACCCGCTCAGTCACCGAAATTATAGCAGAAACAGGCCTGTCACAGACTCTTGTCTCTTTCCACCTGCGGGTAATGCGGGAAAAAAGTGTGGTAACAACACAACGGGATGGCCCATTTATTTTTTACAGCCTTTCAACCCCTGAACTTTATGGCCTGATTGGTGAACTTGCCCGAGTTGCCGGAATAGAGAGTGCCATCGGCAAACCAATATCATCTTCAGTAAAAGTCAATCAGAACAGGAGTTAA
- a CDS encoding FeoC-like transcriptional regulator has protein sequence MSREVLAAISHSYELAPYATHELRGLFNDWLGEIELRVIDFVNQRNRVDPQELSSHFKLTRESIIFVLGKLEREGKITTNTRKKSTTSLRLLKRGE, from the coding sequence ATGAGCAGAGAAGTCCTCGCCGCAATAAGTCACAGTTATGAACTGGCTCCATATGCCACTCACGAATTACGGGGTCTTTTTAACGATTGGCTTGGGGAAATTGAACTGCGGGTTATAGATTTTGTCAACCAACGCAATCGGGTTGACCCACAGGAATTATCTTCCCATTTTAAATTAACCAGGGAATCCATTATTTTTGTGCTGGGAAAACTCGAGCGGGAAGGCAAGATCACCACGAATACCAGAAAGAAATCAACAACCAGTTTACGATTACTGAAAAGAGGAGAATAA
- a CDS encoding DUF5714 domain-containing protein — MQQIKTILMKSTSTDPFAISEHCMDLPILPMLGCQHTYIAGGALMTALKNEGTFDLTNDAVLEVFHRTEKQAHGGYCGLTGTCGIAPSLGACMAILTGSRCGRDKEQKLTMELVSRVMGAITKLTGPSCCKAYVRISLAVAVDFIQQHFSLLLPGNDSPTCRHMENHPHGCRQEKCPYFPLNSIEKNKNPIAPTPLWPRVISPEPDIAWQLQERIKHLMQSFLKLCRLQ, encoded by the coding sequence ATGCAGCAAATCAAGACCATACTTATGAAATCAACGTCAACTGATCCATTTGCAATTTCCGAACACTGCATGGATCTCCCCATTCTGCCAATGCTTGGTTGCCAGCATACATATATAGCGGGTGGAGCATTAATGACTGCCCTGAAAAATGAAGGCACATTTGATCTTACGAATGACGCTGTTCTCGAAGTCTTCCACCGAACGGAAAAACAAGCTCATGGTGGCTATTGTGGTCTGACGGGAACCTGCGGAATAGCCCCTTCATTGGGTGCCTGTATGGCAATACTTACCGGGTCCAGATGTGGTCGTGACAAAGAGCAGAAACTCACCATGGAACTTGTCTCCAGGGTAATGGGGGCAATTACGAAACTCACGGGCCCAAGCTGTTGCAAAGCATATGTTCGAATATCGCTGGCAGTTGCTGTCGATTTTATCCAACAACATTTTTCACTTTTACTGCCAGGAAACGACTCTCCCACCTGCCGGCACATGGAAAATCACCCCCATGGCTGCAGGCAGGAGAAATGCCCGTATTTCCCTTTAAATTCGATTGAAAAAAACAAAAACCCAATTGCCCCGACGCCTCTCTGGCCGCGGGTTATAAGCCCTGAACCAGACATTGCCTGGCAGTTGCAAGAGAGAATAAAACATCTGATGCAGAGCTTTCTGAAGCTATGCAGGTTGCAATGA
- a CDS encoding cysteine hydrolase family protein, giving the protein MKKTALILVDIQNDYFPGGKFEQNGAEVSADNAAKVMKKFREKKIPVIHVRHESLNGRSGFFQPGTHGAEIHNSVTPVKGEKTVLKHFPNSFRETDLEQELHSIGVERVVIAGMMTFMCIDATARAAYDLGFDVVVLGDACAARSLEFQGVEIPASHVHASFLAALKMVYAEVVKTDVFIKSL; this is encoded by the coding sequence ATGAAAAAGACAGCCCTGATATTGGTAGATATTCAAAATGATTATTTCCCAGGTGGAAAATTTGAGCAAAATGGAGCTGAAGTATCGGCAGATAATGCAGCAAAAGTTATGAAAAAATTCCGAGAAAAGAAAATACCCGTTATTCATGTCCGTCATGAAAGTCTTAACGGGCGTAGCGGTTTTTTCCAGCCCGGTACACATGGTGCTGAGATTCATAATTCTGTAACACCGGTGAAGGGGGAAAAGACTGTTCTCAAGCATTTTCCAAACAGCTTTCGTGAAACTGATCTTGAGCAGGAACTCCATTCTATTGGTGTTGAAAGGGTAGTAATAGCGGGAATGATGACATTTATGTGCATCGACGCAACAGCCAGAGCTGCATATGATCTGGGTTTTGATGTAGTTGTCCTGGGTGATGCCTGTGCCGCACGATCACTTGAATTTCAAGGTGTTGAAATTCCTGCCTCTCATGTTCATGCATCATTTCTTGCTGCACTTAAAATGGTTTATGCAGAAGTTGTAAAAACGGATGTATTTATCAAGTCACTATAA
- a CDS encoding GlxA family transcriptional regulator, producing the protein MIRTAILAVPGCLSSSVDGLGEILAFANSFLKSAYFTTRVYTVNGRPVQSYTGKKIVPDHSITESGADIIILPPVLSKLEESLNNCEIVDWLQNHHKSGGQIASVCAGSFLLAETGLLNGRTATTHWNLADTFRTRYPEVHLQIQRLVVDGGDYICCGGVSAWMDLALHLVTRFTGKDISRQCAKMILMDPHREHQAPYGMGGFRKNHKDQAILKVQQLIERQHDQSIPIQKMATVAALGERTFLRRFINATGISPGKYLQQMRMETARELLETTDLSIENIAESIGYIDYSAFRKLFKKTMGCTPSSYRRRFGLIS; encoded by the coding sequence ATGATCCGGACAGCTATCCTTGCAGTACCAGGATGTTTGAGTTCATCCGTTGATGGACTGGGAGAAATACTGGCATTTGCAAATTCTTTTCTGAAATCAGCATATTTCACTACCCGGGTATATACAGTGAACGGTAGGCCTGTACAAAGTTATACCGGGAAAAAAATTGTACCCGACCACTCAATCACTGAGTCCGGAGCAGATATTATAATTTTACCGCCAGTATTAAGTAAGCTCGAAGAATCACTGAACAATTGCGAAATAGTTGACTGGTTGCAGAACCACCATAAATCTGGAGGCCAGATTGCGTCTGTCTGTGCAGGATCTTTTCTACTTGCTGAAACTGGCCTGCTTAACGGTCGTACCGCTACCACCCATTGGAATCTGGCTGATACGTTCAGGACCCGCTATCCGGAAGTTCACCTGCAGATACAACGGCTGGTTGTCGATGGTGGGGATTATATCTGCTGCGGTGGTGTATCTGCCTGGATGGACCTCGCCCTCCATTTAGTGACACGTTTTACAGGGAAAGATATTTCAAGACAATGCGCCAAAATGATACTTATGGATCCACACCGTGAGCACCAGGCACCTTACGGTATGGGAGGATTTCGGAAAAATCACAAAGACCAGGCGATACTCAAAGTCCAGCAGCTGATAGAAAGACAACATGATCAATCAATTCCCATACAAAAAATGGCAACTGTAGCAGCCCTTGGGGAAAGGACATTCTTGAGACGTTTCATCAATGCAACAGGAATATCCCCTGGAAAGTATTTACAGCAGATGCGTATGGAAACAGCCAGGGAGCTACTTGAAACAACTGACTTAAGCATTGAAAATATAGCAGAATCTATTGGATATATCGATTACAGTGCTTTTAGAAAATTATTCAAGAAAACTATGGGATGTACCCCTTCCTCATATCGGCGGCGATTTGGATTGATCAGTTAA